Within the Cloacibacillus sp. genome, the region AGAAACCGTGCGGTAGCGGAAATATTCAGCCGGATGGAACTAATAGAGGCATGGGGCACAGGAATTCAAAGGATTTTGAAACGTGCGGAAGAGTACGGACTGCCTAGGCCGGAATTTTTAGAGATAGGAGATACCTTTCGCGCCGTTCTTTATAGGAAAAATTATAAAAAACCGATAGAGAGGGCCGATAAGAAGCCGATAAAAAAGGCCGATAAGAAGCCGATAAAACAGGAGCGGCAGGATTTAGTACTTGCGTACGTAAAGAACAATGGCCGCATCTCAAACAAGGAAGCGAGAGAAATTTTGCCCCTTGCAGAATCGACCACAAAACGTATTCTGAGACAGATGGTCGAAGAGGGGTTGCTCGAGGAACAGGGAGATAAAAAATCCAGAGTGTATATGTTGGATTAACGTCAAGGCGCTCCCTTTCATGTAATAATCACAAATAACAATAATAATAGCAATAGCTATATGTTTGTGTTAAATTTATACAAAACAACGGGAGGGCGGGTGTCGCTTATGGTTACGGCGGACAATATGATCCTCTTCGTATCGGCTATCCTTCTTTTTTGCATCATTTTCAGCCGATTTCTTACAAAGATCGGGATACCGGTCCTTGTTTTCTTTATATTTGCGGGCATGTTCCTGGGGTCGGACGGCGTTGGCGGAGTTTATTTCGACGGCGCGAAGCTCGCGGCGAATATCGGAAACATCGCCATCTGCTACATTTTGTTTGCGGGCGGCATGGCGACAAGGTGGGGTTCCATAAAGGATGTGCTTGTGCCGGGCACGCTGCTTGCCACCGCGGGCGTCGTCATAACCGCGGTGCTGGTAGGTGTGGCGGCACATTTTCTAGTGGGCTTTACGCTCCTTGAGGGGCTTTTGCTCGGCTCCGTGGTCTCTTGTACGGATGCAGCTTCCGTCTTTTCTATTTTGCGCTCAAACGGGCTCAATTTAAAGGGGAACTTGGCTCCGCTGCTTGAACTTGAAAGCAGCGCGAACGACCCCGCGGCCTATATGATGACGATAGCGACGCTTGCGCTTCTGTTGTCTCCAGAAAAAGGCTTTTTCTCCCTTGCGAAGATGCTTTTGCTGCAAGGGGCGGTCGGGCTTGCCGCGGGGTATGTTTTGGGGCGAGCGGGCGCGGAAATAATGAGCCGGGTGCGCCTTGGCAGCGACGGGCTTTATCCCGTGGTCGCGGTCGTCATCGCCGCCTTCATTTATTCTGCGGTGCAGATAATGCACGGCAACGGGTTTCTTGGGATATACACGGCTGGCATCGTCATGGGCAACAGCGCCATGTATCAAAAAAAGGCGACGGTACGTTTCTTTGACGGGTTTTCGTGGCTCATGCAGATAACGGTCTTTTTGACGCTGGGGCTCTTAGTCTTCCCCTCTCAACTGCCTCCGGTGATGATACCCGGCCTTATGATATCGGCCGTGCTGATGTTTGTCGTGCGCCCGCTTGCCGTCTTTCCGCTGCTTTACTTCTTCGACTACTCGTTTAAAGGAAAGCTGCTCGTTTCGTGGGTCGGCTTTCGCGGCGCCTCTTCGATAGTCTTTGCCGTTTATGCGTTGACGGAGGGGGTGCCCGCTGGCTCTGCCATCTTCAATTTAGTCTTCTTCATCTCGCTCACCTCCGTCATTATTCAGGGTTCCATGCTGCGGCCCATTGCAAGGATGCTGGGGCAGCTTGACGACGAAGACAAAAGCCTGGTGGCGCGCACCTTCACCGACTACGCGGACGAAATAAGCGGCGCTCTGTACGAACTGCGCGTTCTGCCTGGCTGCGCGGCGGTCGGACAGATGGTTAAAGACCTTAAATTCCCGTCTGGCACAAGGATATTGATAATCCAAAGAGAGTGCTGCGGAAGCGTCACGCCGAGCGGCAACACGACGCTTGCGCCAAACGACGTTCTGATGGTGACGGCGGACGCCCCGGAGCTTTTGCTGCCGGTAAAGGCGCGGCTGGGGCTGGGATGATCTTACGGAATTGCGAAGTCTATAAAATGATTTACTACGAAAGAGGGCGCTGATGCCGTTTGCCCTTTTGCTTGCAGCGGGGGCGCTGTCGGCTTACGAATTTTTGAGCCTTCTTGCGCCGCTTGCCATTCCCCGCGGCGTTAAACTGGCGGGGCTTGCGCTCTTGCTTCTTGTTTCGTTACGCGGCCTCATATTGCAGAAACTAGGCGGGGGCATGTTTTTCTCGCCCGAGCTGCCGCAGTCGGTGCTTGTGTTTTCCTCGTGGCTCTATAGTACCTTTTTCCTGCTTTTTTTCGTGCTTGCGGCAAAGGATCTGATTTGGCTTTCGTGGAAGCTGGCGCCTTTTGCGCGCGTCTTTCCGCGAGTGGCCGCGTCGGCTGTTGCGCTTGTTCTTGCCGTGACGCTTTCGCTTTACGGGACATGGAACGCGATGCGCGTGCCAGAGGTAAAGAGGCTCGAGGTGACGCTTGACCGCCTGCCGAAAGCGCTTGACGGAATGACGGTGGCGTTGCTTGCCGACCTTCACGTGAGCGCGATGAACAAGGCTCCGCTCATAGAGGCGATAGTTGAAAAGACAAACGCGCTCTCGCCGGATGTCGTCCTGCTCAACGGTGACATGATAGACGGAGCTGCGTCAAACAGAGAACGCGACGTCTACCCGTTACGGCGTCTGGTGGCGGTACACGGCGTCTACGCCGCGGCGGGAAACCATGAATATTACTCGGGCTACGGCGAGTGGGCGAAAAAATTTAAAGAACTTGGCATAACCATGCTCGACAACAGCCACCGCGTCATCACGGCAAACGGCGCGCAAATAATAATAGCGGGCGTAACAGACGAAGCTGCGGAAAAGTTCGGCGCGCAAGGCCCGGACGTAACGCTTGCGCTAAAGGAAGCGCCGCGCCGTGCGCCCGTCATTCTCATGGCCCACCGCCCGAGCGCCGCCGCCAAAAACGCGGCCGCAGGCGTGGACATGCAGCTCTCCGGCCACACTCACGGCGGCATGGTGCTCGGCTTTGATCGCTTTATCGCGCACTTCAACGGAGGTTTCGTCAGAGGATTGCATCAGGTAGGAGGCATGAAGCTCTACGTCAGCCCCGGGACGCTTTTATGGAACGGCTTCGCGCTGCGGCTGGGAGTGCCGTCCGAGATAACGCTTTTTGTGCTGCGGTCGAAAAATTAAATTTGGTTTGTATATAAAAGACCAAGCTAGCGCTCGTCAGCTGCACGGCGGCCGGCCTGGTCTTTTTATATAGTTTGCGGACGCGGCGCCGCTAGAAAGGTTTGAAGTCAGGAACTTCGGTGAACGAAACTGTTATCTCTTCCCCTTTGTTTCCGATCACGGGCTTGCCCGTGTCAATCGCGTTGTAGATGGTCTTAAAGTTGCCGATTGAGCTTGTCGCCAAGCTCGGTGAGCACTTGTACCACTTATCATTGCGATTGTCATATACATACTCGGCTACGAATTTGTAGTTTCCATTATCGTATGTTTTTTCACTGGCATACAGTAAAGCGTTGCCGTCCCATTTCACATCCGATTTCAGATACAACTCCTTCCCGCCGTAAGAGAAGGGAAGATTAAAAATTTCTGGAAAATCGTGCCGCAGTTTTTCCATTAGCTCTGAGCCGCTTGGATGCTTGTTGTTGCCAGCAAGCTGTCTGTATTTTTCTAAAACTTTCTCGTACAGAGTCTTAATGTCCAGTATTTCTTTTTCATCTCCGCCATGTCCCTCAATACTGCAAAAAACGTTCAGCTTGCCGTCGTCGTTGATGTTTATAAGGTAGATGCCGTTAGCGGGGCAGATGCCAGTGTATATCGCTTCGTCGGAGGCGACGTCCATATTATTGTGCGCCGCCTGTGCAAACTGCTCCATCGCGTTTTTAAGATTCTCGTTGAAATTTTTGCCGCTTCCCGCGCTTTCTACGGAGTAGGCGCTCTTTATCGTGCGGCGGTTTGCGGCGCAGACGGCGCGCTGGCTCGTATCAATAGTTGCTCCAGAACTGAGCATCACAAGCCCAGCCAGTATCCCGACCAGCACCAACACAATCAACACCTCTACAAGCGTAAAGGCCGGCTTTCTTTTGAAATCACCATTCATCAGCGTCATTAGCCCCCCTCTTTTCAACTGCGCCATACAATGTTTTCGGTTTCTATTTTACATATTATCTCATTATAGACAAGGCTACGAGTGTCCTGTGAAACCGTGCTTATTGCAGCCGATGAAAAGTTTGAAACTAGAATGATAAAACAGATGAAATTTTTTGATAAATTTTTGATAATGCTGCTCTTTAATAGAGCGCGTAAGTATTCAAGCACAGATATAGGACAAATGTCCCGAGTCTGAGAATATAAGAAGATGAGATAATGAGCAACTTGCCCAGTACAAATAATACCGCAGAAAAGGCCACTCATTCTCTGCCCATTTCCGAAAAATATCGGCTTCCATCAAAGATTAGAGCGCCGCGGCTCCTGACGCGGGCCAAGTAATAATAGATGATAGCGAGTATGTTTCTTGCAAATTACTAAGCGCGTACATCCTACCTTAGCATGTAGGAATAAAATAAACGGAGGTGTTTTTAGTGAAGAAATTAGTTTCATTTTTCATGGCGGCAATGCTGGCGGTTTGTGTGTGTGCGGTGGGGGCCAATGCGTCGATACCGAAGGGACCAATTAAAATTGGTGTGGTAATGCCGACTACGGGGCCCATAGCTTATGACGGACGCTTAACGCTGAATGGTATTGAGATGGCTGTTAAGGAAATCAACGGCGCAGGCGGCATCAAGGGGAATAAAGTTGAAATTATGATAGAGGACAGCGCAAATATTCCGGCTACGTCCGTAGCGGCTATGGAGAAACTTGTTGGAATGCAAAAGGTGGTCGGCGTGATAGGAGATTTTGGAAGCTCCTGCACCCTTGCAATGATGGATGTTGCGCAGCGTTCACAGACGCCGCTTATCACCCCGATCTCTCTCGCTCCTAAAATCACCGAAATGGGCAACAAATGGATGTTCCGCGGCTGTGACAACTCCGCTATGATAGCAAATGCCTTCACAAAATGGGCTGTGAAGGACAAGAAAATCACCAAATGGGCCTATATTGCAATCAACACCGACTACGGGCGCGGTTCTGTTGACGCCTTCAACGCGGAGCTCAAAAAATACGGAGGCAAAGCTGTATTTACCGAGTATTTCAACCAGGGAGAGACAGATTATTATCCAATAGTGACAAAGCTTAAAATGTCTGGGGCGGACGGTTTGTGCGTCTTTGGTGAGACGATAGACCTTTCGAGGCTTTTAGCTCAATTCAACGAAATGGGGCTTGGCGGCAAAATGCTTGTCATGGATGCTACCGGAGGCACGTTTAATGATAAATTCATTGAGCTTGCGCGTAACAATGCAAACGGGATTGTCGGCGCATGCCGTTTCGTTGCCGGAATACCGAATCCTGCGGCTAAAAAATTCTTGACCGCCTATAAGGCGCTCTATAAAGGCGAACCGGAAAAATATGCTCAGGCTGGCTATGACTGCGTAAAGATGTTGGCGCTGGCAATAGCAAAGGCCGACTCCACTGAC harbors:
- a CDS encoding potassium/proton antiporter; this encodes MVTADNMILFVSAILLFCIIFSRFLTKIGIPVLVFFIFAGMFLGSDGVGGVYFDGAKLAANIGNIAICYILFAGGMATRWGSIKDVLVPGTLLATAGVVITAVLVGVAAHFLVGFTLLEGLLLGSVVSCTDAASVFSILRSNGLNLKGNLAPLLELESSANDPAAYMMTIATLALLLSPEKGFFSLAKMLLLQGAVGLAAGYVLGRAGAEIMSRVRLGSDGLYPVVAVVIAAFIYSAVQIMHGNGFLGIYTAGIVMGNSAMYQKKATVRFFDGFSWLMQITVFLTLGLLVFPSQLPPVMIPGLMISAVLMFVVRPLAVFPLLYFFDYSFKGKLLVSWVGFRGASSIVFAVYALTEGVPAGSAIFNLVFFISLTSVIIQGSMLRPIARMLGQLDDEDKSLVARTFTDYADEISGALYELRVLPGCAAVGQMVKDLKFPSGTRILIIQRECCGSVTPSGNTTLAPNDVLMVTADAPELLLPVKARLGLG
- a CDS encoding prepilin-type N-terminal cleavage/methylation domain-containing protein — protein: MTLMNGDFKRKPAFTLVEVLIVLVLVGILAGLVMLSSGATIDTSQRAVCAANRRTIKSAYSVESAGSGKNFNENLKNAMEQFAQAAHNNMDVASDEAIYTGICPANGIYLININDDGKLNVFCSIEGHGGDEKEILDIKTLYEKVLEKYRQLAGNNKHPSGSELMEKLRHDFPEIFNLPFSYGGKELYLKSDVKWDGNALLYASEKTYDNGNYKFVAEYVYDNRNDKWYKCSPSLATSSIGNFKTIYNAIDTGKPVIGNKGEEITVSFTEVPDFKPF
- a CDS encoding ABC transporter substrate-binding protein encodes the protein MKKLVSFFMAAMLAVCVCAVGANASIPKGPIKIGVVMPTTGPIAYDGRLTLNGIEMAVKEINGAGGIKGNKVEIMIEDSANIPATSVAAMEKLVGMQKVVGVIGDFGSSCTLAMMDVAQRSQTPLITPISLAPKITEMGNKWMFRGCDNSAMIANAFTKWAVKDKKITKWAYIAINTDYGRGSVDAFNAELKKYGGKAVFTEYFNQGETDYYPIVTKLKMSGADGLCVFGETIDLSRLLAQFNEMGLGGKMLVMDATGGTFNDKFIELARNNANGIVGACRFVAGIPNPAAKKFLTAYKALYKGEPEKYAQAGYDCVKMLALAIAKADSTDKAKVRDALASIKYTGPQGKAYFDAKNQLQIDEYIAAIKGGKIVVVAGPISGK
- a CDS encoding metallophosphoesterase encodes the protein MPFALLLAAGALSAYEFLSLLAPLAIPRGVKLAGLALLLLVSLRGLILQKLGGGMFFSPELPQSVLVFSSWLYSTFFLLFFVLAAKDLIWLSWKLAPFARVFPRVAASAVALVLAVTLSLYGTWNAMRVPEVKRLEVTLDRLPKALDGMTVALLADLHVSAMNKAPLIEAIVEKTNALSPDVVLLNGDMIDGAASNRERDVYPLRRLVAVHGVYAAAGNHEYYSGYGEWAKKFKELGITMLDNSHRVITANGAQIIIAGVTDEAAEKFGAQGPDVTLALKEAPRRAPVILMAHRPSAAAKNAAAGVDMQLSGHTHGGMVLGFDRFIAHFNGGFVRGLHQVGGMKLYVSPGTLLWNGFALRLGVPSEITLFVLRSKN